TTCTCCATAGGTGATGGTGTGTTCAAAACTGGAGTGGTGTTTATTGTGTCATAATCAGctttaatttctttctcaaGACGACTTTCTAGGGCCTTCTCATACTGCTTAACAAAATGCTGAAGTGTTGTTGATGCATTAATATACCCATCAAAGTAAGAGTTTATGCTATCACTTCGCTGTGTTATCGACATTTCTGCAAAAAATGTGTCTCTCAAGTACACGGGAACCCACTGCCGCCTATCACCATAAATTGCTTGGAGCCATTCATGTTCTCTGAGATTATAACTATCTATTAGGGAGGACCAACAAGACTCAAACTCATCAATGGACTCTGGCAGATTAACACATTTATGAAGGTCAGCTTCAAAATTAACATGTTCAGAAAGCACATGAGACAACTTCTCTTGGCACTCTTTAAAAATGTGCCACTTGCAAAACCGATGACGGGTATTAGGAAAGACACGGTTAATGGCTACACGAATCACCCGATCATGATCAGTAGTGATTGAGACTGGAGATTGCCCTGACATCGCTTCAAGCCACATTTTGAAGAGCCAGACAAACGATGCTTCGGATTCATTTATCAAGAGAGCACAACCAAATAATACAGGCTGTCCGTGATGATTTACTCCAGTGAAAGGTGCAAAAGGCAATCTATAGCGGTTTGACCTATATGTTGTGTCAAATGTGACAGTGTCACCAAAATAAGTGTAGTTAGTCCTGGCCTTAGGATCAGCCCAGAAGATATTACTCATGTAGCGATCCCCATCACCTTGTACGGCATAGAAAAACAAAGGATTCTTAGCTTGTTTACTCTTCAAGTAATCCAAGAGGATTTGAGTGTCACCACCAAGGGTCCTTTGCCGGCTGCTCCTCATGTAGTTCCTACAGTCACGCTCAGTGAACCCAATGTTGCTAATTCCACCATATTCTTTGATAAGTGCAGACATAATTCCACTAGGCCCTATACCAGCACCCTGCAAGGTATCAATCAATGATTTAGCTGGACCCGAAACATGGCGGTGAGACCGAAGGCAATGCACCTTATCAGGTGGAACCAATTCATGGTTGTGCTCCTTGACAAATGAAGAAACAACCCATCTGCCAGACACTTGAATTTTCACAACCAACATGGCCTTGCAACCAACACGAGTTTCAGCACGAGGTCGTTTGACTCTGCCATCAAgagaattcttctccttctccatACGGAAACCTTCCTTGGCACACACAAAAGACCTCTGAATTATAGCACCATCACGTCTGGAGCGACGGGACATGCTCACCCTCGTACTAAATCCAATGCGGCGAGCATAGGAATTATAAAACGCCTTAGCAGCCTCTTCTGATTCAAATTCCATACCCTGATAAGGTTCAAGATTTGTGTCCCCTATAGGAATTTGAGGTCCAACAGTGGCAGCTATATTGGTGGCGGCAGTAGCAGCAAAAACATTGTCAACACTGATATAgtcatcatcatcttcaacaTGATGTTCAATATCAATGGCACCATCATCACCCAAACCAATCATATCAAATTCAATGACCTCATTGGCCAGACTCAGAGATTCAAACTCCATTAGAAATCCCCAATAACCCAAATAACATCAAAGCCTCATAAAGACAACTACTTTATTGAAACATTACCAATTACAAGGGGAAAAAAGCAAAAGGGCCTAAATGCTCAAATGCTCAAATGCAACGGATAACACAAAAAATTCAGCAATTCAAATCAGGGTCACCATCATCATTAAGactacaataataataattacaataACTCATGTGCATGGATGATGCAGTTTCAGCTCTAAGATACCATCAAATATACTATTAGAATAGCTACAAATGAAGTATGCTGAAGATTGAACATTTGAATGGTGAAAAAGATGAAACGAACAAACCCGGATTGTGAAATAGAAAAAGGAGATGCGTAGTTGAAGTAAGATGAATGCCAAGAGAGGAATTAATAATGGGTGGAAGCAAagttgggtttttttttttttctttttgggtaGGAGAGTGATAAGCAATTAGTAATTAGTAGAACGAAGCTTTTCGGTTCGAAGTAATAGAAGAGTTGGAAAATGGTGAAAAGGGGGCCAACAGAGAGTGAGTGAGGATGATTAGTGAATGGAGtaagaagaagaatggaaaaCTGTGTTCGATAAAAGATGACGACTTCGTTTTTAATTTGCAGTTTCTCTCAGGAAGAAGCGTACGGAAGCAGAAGCCTCATTAAGAGGTGGGTGGggtacatatatataaaatttttaattttaacatttatggGTGGTTTTGATATTCATGATAATGTTGTTGCTAATTCGAATATGGCCAACTGAAAATTCTCATACGTAAAGCTAATGGTTCAAAATggttagataataatttagttaaatatattaaattatttaataatttttaatttataaattttttttctatgacAATTGTTTCGTAACTCCTAAAATTTagagaataaattatttttctataaattattgtataacaaaatttgtttcctaaGTTTTAATTACATGAAATAATTATATGTTTAATCGatttaatatttgaataaaactaagtcttaaaataatatgataaattaattaatactttataattcaatgaaaataaaataatatgataaattaattatctaaaatttaatttaaatataatactctatatttaaataaaatatataaaagatatatttcacatattaaatatgtttataattaaacttaaataataaataaaaaataattttttctctaatttctgaaaaatataagaataattattttcaaataattcaatttaacaaattatatttcctaatatattttttagaaaaatgaaattatttattttcaattttttccaCTAAACATAAGATATAATTGTTTGGATATATTATACCATTCAtatgatttgatataattatctttaaaagctaatatttttaataacatAAAAGTATATGCagtttttattataatatttaagttATGGGGgctttttttatatgaaaattattGTTGTGTTATTCTCGCTTACAAAAAAAAGTGGTGTGTTTTAATTTAGTATAGAGATAACCATAAATTGAAGAGTCTAATTTgtacatttaaaaaaaatttaatcttgaaacataaattagagaataggttttttgttttaaaaatgtttaaaaattaaatttcacaAATTGAAAGGTAAATTTTGTGTTAATTCACAAATTGGAAGGTAGATTTTGTGTCATTTTAAAACATTCCATTTAGTTTAAGCCTTACCTCGCACCGTAAAGCGAAGGATAATAATGTGTCACGACAATTCTAAGGctcatataatattatatatacatatagaaAGAAATAGTAATACTAGAAACCCGATGAAGGAATAAAGCTCAAAGTCGCATAAAACAGAATTACAATACGCGAAGCGTTCACACATGAAAACTAAAACGCTTAGGCACGGACAGAACAAGACataatacatacatatatatatatatatatatatatatatatatatatataatatatatatatatataaaaagtatgtaccaaaatttaatatttataatcacttaaattgtgttatttttgtcaaaattaagtcagacaaattaatttgatcgaaaaataataaatcaaattttgaattggtctaaattaatattattttttataaaaaattactacaCTACTCCTATTatataaaatgactaaaatactcatattatatatattaattttgaaaatcttaAATTCTAGTCATTTTCTTCTCTGTTGTTATAGGGTTAGAATTTAAActtttcaaatatatatatatatatatatatatatatatataatatatataataagaataatttAGTTGTGGTTTATATTAAGGatattgtaataattttttataaaaaatattaatttatactcgttcaaaatttaatttattaattttttttgctaAACTGATTTGtggtaattttaataaaaataatataatttaattgattatatgtgttaaattttaatttttataaaacatctttaaaaaaagtcGTTTTTGACATCTTTATCTAAGTGACTCTCGAAAGatttattaatatatacaaAAACTAAACCTCATCTATAATCTATAATTGTGCATAACGGAAATGATACATAATAGTTTGTTACAAACACACTTACAAACATACCTATAGTATCATTTTGAAGGGGAAAAAATAAGATAcatattttatctatttgaACAAACCTTgcttataaaaaattacaaataataatagaagTAGCTCCAATCCAAtcatgtaaaaaaattaaataagaggCATAGCAATGAACACAAAAATTAAGCGACAAGCCACATGAAATAGGTTGACCAAAGTGTCACTGCAACTGAAGCCAAAATATATGTCCATAACATGATAATTGAACATTCACTTTCACCAGCTCCGAACAACTGTGCTATGGTTGCTGAAAAATAATGAAAGTAAATTCCAAAATAAGgtaactaattaaaattaagtCATATGtagtcaaattatttatatgcaCAATTCCTAGTTTTGGCACAAAAAATGAGGTTACAAGTAAATTTGCATTGTTCAGATAAATAGACACCAACATCATAAATCAATATGAATGGAAAATACTATGTTTATACGAAAAATCAgtcattatatatttgtatataaatatatgtattgtttaactcattttaatgtgtattttgtatttcaaCGTATATTCTATACAGATAGCTTACTTGATGGCTATTTTTTATGTACACGTAGCATTATTGTACATTTATACAGACATCAAGTATGAGATTAGAACATTGGTTATACATACCTATAGCCATAGCTGGTGGAAGTGCATATTGAAGAAGCAGCATAAACTGATATAAGGGATCTGCAGGCACCAAACCCAATTGTGTAGCCCATTTAACAATCAGAACACCCAAAATTGGCAGCAAAATGTATCTCACTACCAAAATTCCTATGACTGTCCAAAATGGAGTTCTTGCTCCCTTCAACCCTGTGCCAATCATCAATAGAAACAAAGATTCATTTATAATCCGCAAAGAGAAAAGTCGAAAGAAAAAATCATCTTTACGTTCTTTCTTTTTATCTGTTACTGTCACGTTTTAGTACATCTTTGAATTGACGTATTTGGTAAGGATGTGACAGTGACagataaaaagagattacaaattAAGAAGAGTGATACAATGTAGTTTTACCTTTAAGGAGGTTTGCACCCATAATAAGGGTGATGGTTGGAATTGCTGCTTCACTGCATATAATAATAAGGTATCATAAGCAAATAAAAACTTTCCTAAGAAAAATGTTTCTTTTGTACTTGTAGCCATGTAAATGAGTAATATGATGAttttgattctgtttgtttTGAGCAATGAAGTTTTGAAGGACTGCAGACTTATTAGATAAAATCATGCAGTGAGAAAAGCTAAGTAGCTAGAATAAGTGTCCTCTACACAGTTTTGGTTTTTTAGTAacttgaaaatttaaaagatgaaGGTTTGTGATGCATACCCCACCATAGTAACAGAATCTTCAACCACATGAAGTGGAGCATTGCTTCCAATCAGGAGATTACGTAGCGGGGAAATTACACCAACAATGAATCCAACAATCTATGGAACTTGAAAGTGTCAGTTATATGGATCAAACGATATCATAATACCCTTACAATTGTCATACTTTGTCTCTAAAATCATTTCACCAAAAGGCAGGATTTTCCTTCTTATTATCAACCATGTATCATGGAAATGATTTTAGAGACATGACCATTGATCTCAGATGATAGATGAACACTGTATCATACCGCTCCAAGAGTTGCTGG
The genomic region above belongs to Arachis stenosperma cultivar V10309 chromosome 5, arast.V10309.gnm1.PFL2, whole genome shotgun sequence and contains:
- the LOC130981673 gene encoding protein FAR1-RELATED SEQUENCE 5-like; translated protein: MEFESLSLANEVIEFDMIGLGDDGAIDIEHHVEDDDDYISVDNVFAATAATNIAATVGPQIPIGDTNLEPYQGMEFESEEAAKAFYNSYARRIGFSTRVSMSRRSRRDGAIIQRSFVCAKEGFRMEKEKNSLDGRVKRPRAETRVGCKAMLVVKIQVSGRWVVSSFVKEHNHELVPPDKVHCLRSHRHVSGPAKSLIDTLQGAGIGPSGIMSALIKEYGGISNIGFTERDCRNYMRSSRQRTLGGDTQILLDYLKSKQAKNPLFFYAVQGDGDRYMSNIFWADPKARTNYTYFGDTVTFDTTYRSNRYRLPFAPFTGVNHHGQPVLFGCALLINESEASFVWLFKMWLEAMSGQSPVSITTDHDRVIRVAINRVFPNTRHRFCKWHIFKECQEKLSHVLSEHVNFEADLHKCVNLPESIDEFESCWSSLIDSYNLREHEWLQAIYGDRRQWVPVYLRDTFFAEMSITQRSDSINSYFDGYINASTTLQHFVKQYEKALESRLEKEIKADYDTINTTPVLNTPSPMEKQAAGIYTKRLFIKFQEELVETLTYLANKVGEEEITSVYRVAKYGDIHRAYFVRFNSFEMKVSCSCQMFEFLGLVCRHILTVFRVTNILTLPSHYILKRWTRNAKSGIILDEHTPDLLTGARESLTIRYNGIRSPRVYDVAMSALQEAANKVAQATKNDGRLVISNGTYKEDLRWNNEATTSYRDPQTSLQQSSSKDDHDRTIEKLTRQLDRAQRKCEVYRSNLLSILKDMEEQKLELSVKVQNIKLGMKD